A genomic region of Zea mays cultivar B73 chromosome 6, Zm-B73-REFERENCE-NAM-5.0, whole genome shotgun sequence contains the following coding sequences:
- the LOC100273449 gene encoding E3 ubiquitin-protein ligase CHIP: MAPAAPYGGAESQRQADLLKQEGNAFFRKERLSAAIDAYTGAITLCPNVAVYWTNRALCYRKRNEWTRVEEDCRTAIQLDSQSVKAHYMLGLSLVNSQRLSEGIKSLEKSLELGRGAHPASYMVEEIWQELSKAKYIEWESLSRDRTCQLQKLKVACKEALTSYNSLDNPAAGAPVEQLNELEEVFKKAAKTDTPAEVPDHLCCKITLDIFRDPVITPSGITYERAVLLDHLQTVGRFDPVTREALEPHQLVPNLAIKEAVHAFLSEHGWAYKIR; this comes from the exons ATGGCGCCGGCGGCGCCGTACGGCGGGGCCGAGTCGCAGCGGCAGGCGGACCTACTCAAGCAGGAGGGCAACGCCTTTTTCAGGAAGGAACGCCTCAGCGCCGCCATCGACGCCTACACCGGG GCCATAACTCTTTGCCCAAATGTTGCAGTATATTGGACCAACCGAGCACTTTGCTATAGGAAGCGGAA TGAGTGGACTAGAGTTGAGGAAGATTGCAGAACAGCTATCCAGCTTGACAGCCAGTCTGTTAAG GCACATTACATGCTCGGGTTATCTCTTGTCAACAGCCAAAGATTATCAGAAGGAATAAAATCACTGGAGAAG TCCTTGGAGCTTGGAAGGGGTGCACATCCTGCAAGCTACATGGTTGAAGAGATATGGCAGGAGCTTTCTAAAGCAAAATACATCGAATGGGAGAGCTTATCAAGAGACCGAACTTGTCAACTGCAAAAGCTGAA GGTAGCATGTAAAGAGGCCCTAACGAGTTACAACAGCCTTGATAACCCAGCCGCAGGTGCGCCAGTAGAACAGCTAAATGAGCTCGAGGAAGTTTTCAAGAAGGCTGCAAAGACTGATACTCCAGCAGAA GTACCTGACCATCTCTGTTGCAAAATCACACTTGATATCTTCAGAGACCCGGTGATCACCCCGAGCGGGATTACCTACGAGAGGGCCGTACTTCTCGACCACCTTCAAACG GTGGGGAGGTTTGACCCCGTGACCCGTGAGGCTCTTGAACCGCACCAGCTGGTTCCTAatcttgccatcaaggaagctgtgCATGCGTTTTTGAGTGAGCATGGTTGGGCTTACAAGATTAGATGA